The Tachysurus vachellii isolate PV-2020 chromosome 25, HZAU_Pvac_v1, whole genome shotgun sequence genomic sequence ATCCCAGCTGGTATCACTGGagattattacagtattatgaTGGAAATGGTTTAAAGTGAAtaatgatgtgtttattatagaATATGACTATAGAGTTTTCATACAGTGTTGTTTATTTCcagatataaataaacagaaagtaaATTCTCTGCACTAAACATATCTGCTTTATCTCCAACCAGTTAATCTTTACACGTAAACTTTGACCAAGCCTccgtgtgtaatgtagtgaaaCCTGTCGCCAGTTTTTCTGTATCAGGTGGAATTGAAAGCAGCTTTCGTTCACACTTTTAAAGGAATCAGTGTTTAGTTCACATAATGCAGCAAACCAGTCGgacttttctgctgttttggaCAATTTTACTGAGCACCAGAGCAGAAGGTGAGTAGAAACTTTATTGTGGTGGATTAAACAGCTGTCAGAAGAGTAAACCACCGTCAAATCTTTACTTCCTAAACTCATAAACTGAGATTAGACATCAGTTAGagaaaagagtaaaaataaatattaaaacgcTGCTGTAGAAAATCTCTAGACTCGTTTCCTCACATGACAATAACATCTGGTTTCATCTGGATTAAAGTCACatgattaaatgtgtttataaaatagtatagaaataaaaaatgtttagtaGAAACGATTTTCTTCTTAGAAAAGAAGCAGGAGTTTAATAATAAGCTGTTTCTTACAGAGTGAAATAAACTGACCTTTGTCATTCATGAGCAGATTATTAAACCCAGAGGATCaggtttgaaagaaagaaagaaagaaatcaaataaaaatgagtcTTCTTTAATAACATAAAACTTTTAAGGcttgatttaaaaatgtctcTGAAAACAGGCTCTCAGGCTCTAATCTCAGAACGTAGATGCCTTTGTAACAGCTTACATTTCTACATTCCAGCTCAAGCCATTAGTCACGTcctgtttttttagtttttgtttaatgaattaatgattcGTTTGTGTTTAACTCGCTCAGACGTGACGGTGACCTGCGTCTGGTCCAGCAGCTGTGTGCTCCCCTGTAGGTCCCAGTACCACGACATCATCCACTGGTATAAAGACAATAAGCAGAACTCCGTCCATACCTTCTACGATAAAGACGATCATCTGGAGTACCAGGATGGGGACTTTAAATATCGGACGTCTCTGTTCAGAGATCAGCTCTCTCAGGGAAACATCTCACTGCTGCTGCAGACCATCCGGACTACAGACGAAGGCCGTTATAAGTGTTACAGTGCGACCAGCACGGATAACAGTGAGCAGTTCATCAGGCTGAGAGTTCAAGGTGAGAGACGTGGAAGAAACCGCTGTGTGTTGAGcttacagtaaaataatcaacagtggtGAAAGATTTGTTTCCTCTACCAGCGAACAGACTcgaggtgttttattcctctgacaCCGCATCACTTTACCATTTACTCATGGTACAATTATGCTCATAcgtctactcactcactcactcattcatcttctaccgcttatccgaactacctcgggtcacggggagcctgtgcctatctcaggcgtcatcgggcatcaaggcaggatacaccctgggcagagtgccaacccatcacagggcacacacacacacacacacacacacacacacactctcattcactcacacaatcacacactacggaaaattttccagagatgccaatcaacctaccatgcatgtctttagaccgggggaggaaaccggagtacccggaggaaacccccgaggcacggggagaacatgcaaactccacacacacaaggtggaggcgggaatcgaacccccgaccctggaggtgtgaggcgaacgtgctaaccactaagacaccgtgacccctctCATACATCTATATAGCggtcatttataaacacatccttttcttatctttctttctcctaTTTTCTAGCCATCCATTCATTCGTACAGCCATCgttctttcttgctttttatttctttataactttatatttttagattCCTACCATtttatctctcattctctctctatgttgtttttccttttcttcactCAACTTCCTTCTCCTTCCTTCGATCTCTCCATCTTTTTGTTTCTAAGTGCAATCTCAGTGTTTGCTGTGTGTCAAACATGCAGATGTCTGGAGTCAAATAAGATCGGACTGACCAACATCTTCcttcagctttatttttcttgatCCTTTTCTTTAGCTCCAGTTAAAGAGGTGGATTTAAACATGAAAAGTGACAAAATTTCCTGCGGCATGAAAGGCGTTTACCCAGAACCCCAAATCTCCTGGTACATAGACGGCAGCGCAGAAGGTGACTTTAGTGTGGAGAAAGCAGGAGATAAAGAGGGTTTGTTCTCAGTGAGCAGTGTTCTGTCTCAGAGTGTCAAAGAAAACACCACATACACCTGCACCATCAGCCTCAGGGACAAGACTCAGACAGCCAGCCTGAGACGAGGTGAACACCTCACCAACACCTCACCAACACCTCATCCAATACTTCATCTAACACCTTATCAACACCACATCCAACATCTCACCAACACCTTATCAACACCTCATTCAACACGTTATCCAACACCATTTCAACACCTCATCCAATACCTCATCTTACACCTTCTCAACACCTTATCAACACCACATCCAACATCTCACCAATACCTCATCCAACACCTCATCCAATACCTCATCTAACACCTTCCCAACACCTCATTCAACACCTTATCAACACCACTTCAACACCACATCCAACACCTCATCCAACACCATTTCAACACCTCATCCAATACCTCATCTAACACCTTCTCAACACCTTCTCAACACCACTTCAACACCACATCCAACACCACATCCAACACCACATCCAACACCTCATTCAACACCACATCCAACACCTCATTCAACACCACATCCAACACCTCATTCAACACCACTTCAACACCACATCCAACACGTCATCCAACACCACTTCACCACATCCAACACCACTTCAACACCTCATCCAACACCTCATTCAATACCTCATCTAACACCTTCTCAACACCTCATTCAACACCTTATCAACACCATACAACACGTCATCCAACACCTCATCCAATACCTCATCTAACACCTTATCAACACCACATACAACACGTCATCCAACACCACTTCAACAGCACATACAACACGTCATCCAACACCACATCCAACACCTCATTCAACACCACTTCAACCACCTCATCTAACTCCACATCCAACACCTCAGACATCTATTTCATTAAAACACCTCATCAGACATCTCACCAACTGCtgcaaaaaaacacataaatataaaataatctattaatattattataaattcatgaataatgtattttttattttgcagagaATGTTGTCATTATGTCAGGACAGGACGCCACTATTCACTGTCCTGTCTCTCAGGAGATCTCAGGAAACAGCAACATCACCCTGATGTTTGGAAATTCTTCTACCATTCTGACTTACATCCAAGTGTCACAGTTTCCTACAGACACGGagtggaggggaaaaaagatacATGTCGCGCTCGACGGGACCGTCACCATCCCCAACGTGGAGAACGAAGAACATACAGGAGTTTACAGATGTCTGAGAGTCTCTGCACTGTCCAGACAGGAAGTGTACAGCAAAGTACAGATTAAATCAGGTGATGCTCTTCTCCATCT encodes the following:
- the LOC132840343 gene encoding CD276 antigen-like, which translates into the protein MQQTSRTFLLFWTILLSTRAEDVTVTCVWSSSCVLPCRSQYHDIIHWYKDNKQNSVHTFYDKDDHLEYQDGDFKYRTSLFRDQLSQGNISLLLQTIRTTDEGRYKCYSATSTDNSEQFIRLRVQAPVKEVDLNMKSDKISCGMKGVYPEPQISWYIDGSAEGDFSVEKAGDKEGLFSVSSVLSQSVKENTTYTCTISLRDKTQTASLRRENVVIMSGQDATIHCPVSQEISGNSNITLMFGNSSTILTYIQVSQFPTDTEWRGKKIHVALDGTVTIPNVENEEHTGVYRCLRVSALSRQEVYSKVQIKSENYQTGVIVGLAVLIFIILIAVLCWRCRKKIVNAIRKKQQTSSSENNRNSSNGNREEQGQESTPLAQIPGQHGAETDPQ